One window of Chryseobacterium culicis genomic DNA carries:
- a CDS encoding 3-ketoacyl-ACP reductase, producing the protein MNINGKNAIVTGGGRGLGKAVALALANEGVNVAITGRNEENLKMTVEEIKRLGVNSAYAVFSVDNEIQVKAGIESLAEQLGGIDILINNAGIGDFGSIEEMPSETWEQVIKTNLFGVYYAAKAAHPFMKAKGEGDIVNVASTAGLKGGPNMSAYAASKAAVVSLSQSMMAEWRKQNIRVITLTPSTIASDMSIQGGLTDGNPDKVLQPEDFAEWVRDILKMNRRALIANGSIFSTNP; encoded by the coding sequence ATGAATATAAACGGAAAAAATGCCATCGTAACAGGTGGTGGAAGAGGATTAGGGAAAGCTGTAGCATTAGCTTTGGCCAATGAAGGAGTAAACGTTGCCATTACAGGAAGAAATGAGGAAAACCTTAAAATGACAGTTGAAGAAATCAAAAGACTGGGCGTAAACTCGGCCTATGCAGTTTTTTCTGTAGACAATGAAATTCAGGTAAAAGCGGGAATAGAATCTTTGGCAGAACAATTGGGAGGTATTGATATTCTGATCAATAATGCTGGAATCGGAGACTTCGGAAGTATCGAAGAAATGCCTTCTGAAACATGGGAGCAGGTGATTAAAACCAATCTGTTTGGGGTATACTATGCAGCCAAAGCAGCGCATCCATTTATGAAAGCTAAAGGGGAAGGTGATATTGTAAACGTAGCTTCCACAGCAGGACTTAAAGGTGGTCCAAATATGTCAGCCTATGCAGCTTCAAAAGCAGCCGTAGTATCTCTTTCTCAATCTATGATGGCAGAATGGAGAAAACAAAATATCCGTGTGATTACGCTTACTCCAAGTACCATTGCTTCGGATATGAGCATCCAGGGTGGACTTACCGATGGAAATCCTGATAAAGTATTACAACCGGAAGACTTTGCAGAATGGGTAAGAGATATCCTGAAAATGAACAGAAGAGCGCTGATCGCAAACGGTTCAATCTTCTCTACCAATCCATAA
- the prmA gene encoding 50S ribosomal protein L11 methyltransferase yields the protein MQNYLEFNFKISPLQPWNEILMAELIEIGFDSFTEEIDGILGYIQTELFQEEQLKALPIFENENVKIEYSFEEMPNINWNEEWEKNFSPINIDDKVLIRAEFHESVPGMHEIIIQPKMSFGTGHHPTTHLMIQQMMDIDFNGKKVLDMGCGTSVLAIYAKQQGAGDTKAIDIDEWSVENSKENSVRNNVELDIEQGTAENLGKENYDIILANINRNILISDIPTYVSVLNNGGKLLLSGLCFFDVDDILEVCKESGLELKKKLQREEWVSLLLEK from the coding sequence ATGCAAAATTATTTAGAATTCAATTTCAAAATTTCTCCATTACAACCTTGGAATGAGATATTAATGGCGGAACTTATAGAAATAGGTTTCGACAGCTTTACAGAAGAAATTGACGGAATTTTAGGATATATTCAGACAGAATTGTTTCAGGAAGAGCAGTTGAAAGCACTTCCGATCTTTGAAAACGAAAATGTAAAAATTGAATATTCTTTCGAAGAAATGCCGAATATCAACTGGAATGAAGAATGGGAAAAGAATTTTTCTCCCATCAATATTGATGATAAGGTATTGATCAGAGCTGAGTTCCATGAATCTGTACCAGGAATGCATGAAATTATCATTCAGCCTAAAATGTCTTTTGGAACAGGGCATCATCCTACCACCCATTTGATGATCCAGCAAATGATGGATATTGATTTCAATGGTAAAAAAGTATTGGATATGGGATGCGGAACTTCTGTATTGGCTATTTATGCAAAACAGCAGGGAGCAGGCGATACAAAAGCCATCGATATTGATGAATGGTCCGTGGAAAATTCAAAAGAAAATTCTGTAAGAAACAATGTAGAATTGGATATTGAACAGGGAACGGCTGAAAACTTAGGAAAAGAGAACTATGATATTATTCTGGCCAATATCAACAGAAATATCCTTATTTCAGATATTCCAACTTATGTTTCAGTATTGAATAACGGAGGAAAACTATTGCTTTCAGGGTTATGTTTCTTTGATGTGGATGATATTCTGGAAGTATGCAAAGAAAGCGGCCTTGAACTTAAAAAGAAGCTACAGCGTGAAGAATGGGTAAGTCTTCTGCTTGAAAAATAA
- a CDS encoding MgtC/SapB family protein, with protein MDILEDLLPILFSVFVGGIIGIEREYQLKSAGLRTMILVTLGACIFTMLSMSLGGPGSPDRIAANIITGIGFVGAGVIFKEENRVSGLTTAVTIWICASLGMTIGAGYYQEAIIGSVVVFLLLIMFKYVQDIIDRISVRYTYQITIPYEDGVVEKYESIFNEHGLKSIRGKQVKSGEKYTIIWRVQGAARKHEVCTKILLNDLSIEEFRF; from the coding sequence ATGGACATACTTGAAGATTTACTTCCCATTCTATTTTCAGTTTTTGTAGGCGGTATCATTGGAATTGAAAGAGAATACCAGTTAAAGTCAGCCGGATTAAGAACCATGATTCTGGTGACACTGGGAGCCTGTATTTTTACCATGCTATCCATGAGTTTGGGCGGCCCTGGAAGTCCTGACCGTATTGCCGCCAATATTATCACAGGAATAGGATTCGTTGGAGCTGGAGTTATTTTTAAAGAAGAAAACAGGGTTTCTGGTCTTACAACTGCGGTTACCATATGGATTTGTGCTTCTCTGGGTATGACAATAGGAGCCGGATATTATCAGGAAGCAATTATAGGTTCTGTAGTTGTTTTTCTGTTGCTTATTATGTTCAAATATGTTCAGGATATTATTGACAGAATAAGTGTGCGTTATACCTATCAGATTACAATTCCCTATGAAGATGGAGTGGTGGAGAAATATGAGTCTATCTTCAATGAACATGGACTGAAATCGATCAGAGGAAAACAGGTAAAAAGCGGAGAAAAATACACCATTATCTGGCGTGTTCAGGGAGCAGCAAGAAAACACGAAGTTTGTACAAAAATCTTACTTAACGATTTATCCATTGAAGAATTCCGATTTTAA
- a CDS encoding cysteine hydrolase family protein: protein MEKTKTALLVMDMQSSIVSSLSDPEQVVSNVKKVIKAAKHRQIPVIYVVIGFRQGMPEISAHNKVFSGLQQHMANVNMKEWMAIHPELSPEEEDVVITKRRFSAFTGSDLEVVLRGLDVRHLLLTGVSTSGVVLSTLREAADKDYDLTVIEDCCKDGDEEVYDVLMRKVFPRQAEVIKVNDWIVQQNKN from the coding sequence ATGGAAAAAACAAAAACAGCATTGTTGGTGATGGACATGCAATCGTCAATAGTAAGCAGTTTAAGTGATCCTGAACAGGTGGTCTCCAACGTTAAAAAGGTTATTAAAGCTGCAAAACACCGCCAAATTCCGGTTATTTATGTTGTCATCGGGTTCAGACAAGGAATGCCGGAAATAAGCGCTCATAACAAAGTATTTTCAGGTCTTCAACAACATATGGCGAATGTCAATATGAAAGAATGGATGGCCATTCATCCTGAACTTAGTCCTGAAGAGGAGGATGTCGTTATTACCAAAAGAAGATTCAGTGCTTTTACAGGAAGTGATCTTGAAGTCGTTCTCCGCGGACTGGATGTTAGACATTTGTTACTGACAGGAGTTTCTACCAGCGGGGTTGTTTTATCTACGCTAAGAGAGGCTGCTGATAAAGATTACGACCTTACCGTGATTGAAGACTGTTGTAAAGACGGAGATGAAGAAGTATATGACGTATTGATGAGAAAGGTTTTTCCTAGGCAGGCAGAGGTTATTAAGGTCAACGACTGGATCGTACAGCAAAACAAAAATTAA
- a CDS encoding MFS transporter — MNKLSNISTFRAFKSTNYTLYFFGRSVSQFGTWMQRTAVVWVVYSMTQSAFMLGLTIFAEQFPSFLFSAFGGVAADRYNRYKIIQITQILSLIQASLLAFLVMTGHQNIWSFIVLSVFLGIINAYDIPARQAMINEVVTDDEDLPSALSLSAAMASIAKLAGPALSGIILQKFGAGTCFLINAASFAAVMLSISLMKIKIIPKKTTKKGTFTELAEGFRYLKKEPSISLVIIMLSITGLLILPYDTLIPVYAKEIFKGDAKTFGYISSFIGIGAVLGTVFLASLKKGASMRNILILSTAILSIGLICFSYATNFYWSMFFAALTGLGGVAQFTTCNIIVQSEVIPEMRSRAISILLTAIFGMLPLGSVLIGFISEKIGAPKTLLLEGISGILIVIVFRRLLFKKNKTEAVNPQLLEESEEQFINKV, encoded by the coding sequence ATGAACAAACTAAGTAATATCAGTACATTCCGGGCTTTCAAAAGCACCAATTATACTTTGTATTTTTTCGGGCGTTCTGTCTCACAATTTGGGACATGGATGCAGCGTACAGCCGTGGTATGGGTGGTATACAGCATGACGCAGTCTGCTTTTATGCTGGGGCTCACCATTTTTGCAGAACAATTCCCTTCATTTTTATTTTCAGCTTTTGGTGGTGTGGCTGCAGACCGGTACAATCGCTATAAAATTATACAGATCACTCAAATTTTATCATTAATTCAGGCATCTTTACTGGCATTCCTGGTAATGACCGGACATCAGAATATTTGGAGCTTCATTGTACTTAGTGTTTTCCTCGGAATTATCAACGCCTATGATATTCCGGCACGGCAGGCTATGATCAATGAAGTGGTAACAGATGATGAAGATCTTCCCAGTGCCCTTTCTCTAAGTGCAGCCATGGCAAGTATTGCAAAACTGGCAGGTCCTGCCCTATCCGGAATTATCCTTCAAAAGTTTGGAGCCGGAACCTGTTTTCTCATTAATGCAGCCAGCTTTGCCGCAGTAATGCTTTCCATTTCGCTGATGAAAATAAAGATCATTCCTAAAAAAACGACTAAAAAAGGAACTTTCACAGAACTGGCAGAGGGTTTCAGATACCTGAAAAAAGAACCTTCTATCAGTCTGGTCATCATTATGCTGAGTATTACAGGCCTGTTGATCTTACCCTACGATACTTTGATTCCTGTTTATGCAAAGGAAATTTTTAAAGGGGATGCTAAAACATTCGGTTATATTTCAAGCTTCATTGGGATTGGGGCGGTACTCGGAACTGTATTTCTGGCTTCACTGAAGAAAGGAGCCTCTATGAGAAACATTCTGATTCTGAGTACAGCTATTCTGAGTATTGGGCTGATATGTTTTTCTTATGCCACCAATTTCTACTGGTCCATGTTCTTTGCAGCATTAACGGGATTGGGAGGTGTGGCACAATTTACCACATGCAACATTATTGTGCAGTCTGAAGTGATTCCTGAAATGCGGTCAAGAGCAATAAGCATCTTATTGACTGCTATATTTGGGATGCTGCCTTTGGGAAGTGTACTTATTGGATTTATCTCCGAGAAAATAGGAGCTCCCAAAACTTTATTACTGGAAGGGATTTCAGGAATTTTAATTGTGATTGTCTTTAGACGTTTATTATTTAAGAAAAATAAGACTGAAGCTGTCAATCCCCAGCTATTGGAAGAATCAGAGGAACAATTTATCAATAAAGTATAA
- a CDS encoding TetR/AcrR family transcriptional regulator produces the protein MSSHTEQDQLSQQILDTASGLYLKYGLKKVTMDDISKAVGKSRTSIYYYYKNREEVFQAVLENLIKEVISEIDSKMKKKRTFEGKIQEFCLAKVKTSEERSSFFRAIEAGMDHEEKSKHITDAHNRMMEAERNLLLNLFSTGITKGSIPEVAIEEQETIIFILQSSIRGIRREMSLKNNFESLNNTVNTLTSMVIKHIS, from the coding sequence ATGTCATCTCACACAGAACAAGATCAGCTTTCCCAACAAATCCTGGATACCGCTTCAGGGCTGTATTTGAAGTATGGTTTAAAGAAGGTGACAATGGATGACATTTCAAAAGCAGTGGGTAAAAGCAGAACCTCAATTTATTACTATTATAAAAATCGCGAGGAAGTGTTCCAGGCAGTTCTGGAAAACCTGATCAAAGAAGTGATTTCTGAGATTGATTCCAAGATGAAGAAGAAAAGAACTTTCGAAGGAAAGATTCAGGAGTTTTGTCTTGCTAAAGTGAAGACCTCAGAAGAAAGATCTTCATTTTTCAGAGCTATTGAAGCAGGAATGGATCATGAAGAGAAATCAAAACATATTACCGATGCCCACAACCGAATGATGGAAGCGGAAAGAAATCTTCTGCTCAATTTATTTTCAACAGGCATTACCAAAGGTTCAATTCCGGAAGTGGCCATTGAAGAGCAGGAAACCATAATCTTCATTCTACAGAGCAGTATCAGAGGAATAAGGCGTGAAATGAGCTTAAAAAACAATTTTGAAAGCTTAAACAATACCGTGAACACATTGACTTCTATGGTTATTAAGCACATCAGTTAA
- a CDS encoding calcineurin-like phosphoesterase C-terminal domain-containing protein, with amino-acid sequence MPCVLVSAMAFSQASVSGYVYEDSNKNQKKENREKGIEGVAVSNGVQVVLTDRNGRYSLPVQEDQTIFVIKPSGYQTALNANNLPQFYYHHKPKGSPADFKYKGVAPTGDLPKELNFPLYKQNENKNFDILVFGDPQPYTEKELDYFKRGIVNEVKNTKKNAVLGISLGDLVGDNLSLQKPYAEVMKEVGLPWYNVMGNHDMNYDAKEDNLSDETFESNFGPANYSFNYGNVHFIILDDILYPDPRDGKGYWGGFREDQLQFIENDLKLVDKNKLIVISFHIPLEHKNEDSFRNVDRQKLFDFLNPFQNVLLLSAHTHIQQQIFYGKKAGWNGIKELHEYNVGTTCGDWYSGTPDDAGLPTSTMRDGTAKGYSFISFTDNQYKVKYKTAGKPEDYQIKLYIPKVIPSSRTSAKVLANFFMGSKKDKVEYRIDGGKWEEMEYDETIDPNFALSVFKWDSTENILPGRRPSNPEMSKHIWEADFPKKLSLGKHKVEVRAVDMYGNEFSSSEEFEVQNSIQIP; translated from the coding sequence ATGCCTTGTGTATTGGTTTCAGCAATGGCATTCTCACAAGCTTCTGTTTCCGGATATGTATACGAAGACAGTAATAAAAATCAAAAAAAAGAAAACCGCGAAAAAGGAATTGAAGGAGTAGCTGTTTCCAATGGTGTTCAGGTAGTTCTTACTGATAGAAACGGACGATACAGCCTGCCGGTTCAGGAAGATCAGACTATTTTTGTGATCAAGCCTTCAGGATATCAAACCGCTTTGAATGCAAATAACTTACCTCAGTTTTATTACCATCATAAACCCAAAGGTTCTCCGGCGGATTTTAAATACAAAGGCGTTGCTCCTACAGGAGATCTTCCCAAAGAATTGAACTTTCCACTTTATAAACAAAATGAAAACAAAAATTTTGATATCCTTGTTTTCGGTGATCCACAGCCTTACACAGAGAAAGAACTGGATTACTTCAAAAGAGGAATTGTAAATGAAGTGAAGAACACCAAGAAAAATGCTGTGTTGGGAATCAGTCTGGGAGATTTGGTAGGAGACAATCTAAGCCTTCAGAAGCCTTATGCAGAAGTGATGAAAGAAGTGGGACTGCCTTGGTACAATGTGATGGGAAATCATGACATGAACTATGATGCGAAGGAAGATAACCTTTCCGATGAAACCTTCGAGTCTAATTTTGGTCCTGCCAATTATTCCTTCAATTACGGCAATGTACACTTCATCATTCTGGATGATATTCTTTATCCGGATCCGAGAGATGGTAAAGGATATTGGGGAGGTTTCCGTGAAGATCAGCTCCAGTTTATAGAAAACGACCTGAAGCTGGTTGATAAAAATAAACTGATCGTTATATCTTTCCATATTCCATTGGAACATAAAAATGAGGATAGCTTCAGAAATGTGGACCGTCAGAAATTATTTGATTTCCTGAACCCTTTCCAGAATGTATTGCTTTTGTCCGCACATACTCATATCCAACAACAGATTTTCTATGGTAAAAAAGCAGGCTGGAACGGTATTAAAGAATTACACGAATATAACGTAGGAACCACTTGTGGCGACTGGTATTCAGGAACACCGGATGATGCCGGACTTCCTACTTCAACGATGAGAGACGGAACGGCCAAAGGATATTCATTCATCAGCTTTACAGACAATCAATATAAAGTAAAATACAAAACAGCCGGAAAACCGGAAGACTATCAAATTAAATTATATATCCCAAAAGTGATTCCTTCTTCAAGAACGTCAGCAAAAGTATTGGCTAATTTCTTCATGGGAAGCAAAAAAGACAAAGTAGAATACAGAATCGATGGTGGTAAATGGGAAGAAATGGAGTATGATGAAACCATAGACCCGAATTTTGCCCTTTCTGTTTTCAAATGGGATTCTACAGAGAATATTCTTCCGGGAAGAAGACCTTCCAATCCTGAAATGTCAAAACATATCTGGGAAGCAGACTTTCCTAAAAAATTATCATTAGGAAAACATAAAGTTGAGGTAAGGGCTGTTGACATGTACGGAAATGAATTCTCATCTTCAGAAGAGTTTGAAGTGCAGAATTCAATTCAGATTCCTTAA
- a CDS encoding SH3 domain-containing protein, with translation MKTLWTALFLLMLQFFTAQENEVYADGVFGFEENKTQKIFTDRTRVRLDPGVNAQIIDSLYTNQQIMILKKEDGVLKLGERAANWYKISYQKGENTLEGYIWGGNLSVGYRNKNGYDFLFGLSKTIDRKNKEYNEIQKQNIAGIKVMEGNTLIDEVYFDTGRGEELSSASFNVESSHKLQNVEFTLKAMVSGEACGIASYDQYVLFKDKKLITLPQLMNVGDAGAFYHSEEYVFPNDKGGISNAFILKVEDMEVDEKDREKKKSSSKTYLWNGSSYKLK, from the coding sequence ATGAAAACTTTATGGACAGCTTTATTCTTACTGATGCTGCAGTTTTTTACTGCTCAGGAAAATGAAGTATATGCAGATGGTGTCTTTGGTTTTGAAGAAAATAAAACCCAGAAGATCTTTACAGACCGTACCCGTGTGAGATTGGATCCTGGAGTGAATGCTCAGATAATAGACTCATTGTATACTAATCAGCAGATCATGATTCTTAAAAAAGAAGATGGCGTTTTAAAACTGGGCGAAAGAGCCGCTAATTGGTATAAAATCTCTTATCAGAAGGGAGAAAATACATTGGAAGGATATATCTGGGGAGGTAATCTTTCTGTAGGATATCGTAACAAAAACGGCTATGATTTCCTTTTTGGGCTTTCCAAAACGATAGACAGAAAGAATAAAGAATACAATGAGATCCAAAAACAGAATATTGCCGGAATAAAAGTAATGGAAGGAAATACACTTATTGATGAGGTGTATTTTGATACAGGAAGAGGAGAAGAATTGAGTTCAGCATCTTTCAATGTTGAAAGCAGTCACAAGCTTCAAAATGTAGAATTCACTCTTAAGGCAATGGTTTCCGGAGAAGCCTGCGGAATTGCAAGCTATGATCAGTATGTTCTTTTTAAAGATAAAAAACTGATTACACTTCCACAATTAATGAACGTAGGGGATGCAGGAGCTTTTTATCACAGCGAAGAATATGTTTTTCCGAATGATAAAGGAGGAATTTCCAACGCATTTATCCTAAAAGTGGAAGATATGGAAGTGGATGAAAAAGACAGAGAGAAAAAGAAAAGCTCTTCCAAAACTTATCTTTGGAACGGAAGTTCCTATAAACTGAAATAA